One genomic region from Evansella sp. LMS18 encodes:
- a CDS encoding glycosyltransferase: MLLTAALVIYCLFILFQLMYIFIPLFTIKHNVPLREPETEKGITILVPAFNEEKVITNCISGILNLEYSDYEAIIINDGSKDGTLGLLKKQLHLKITSGKLSANRLKHENVTAVYQSSLHPRIFVIDKLNGGKADALNAGIEYATAELIVTLDADSVLKYDALQVVNGTFSEQKILAAGGMVQVGQSIQGSYRNPGISFSLSGLIRFQVIQYMTNFYLHKFTQTKLKSLTVISGAFGVFRKHILLEAGGYRKTVGEDMDITLKIQQLIKTKHRDSKIVFMPQALCYTECPETFRELYGQRIRWQKAFIDCIFRYRTVFFRQLGIRLSLYLLLDSLLLGTVVAFTLFLVPVMLLFNPDYLVIALAFLTTTFILALYQSIAMIIVCGRYNILFHKSDYTRLAFFLPLEIITYRLLGILFVTFGTVTYFINKEKWHVTRRTGNGFRLASDSKAGLDRRAI, translated from the coding sequence ATGTTACTGACAGCCGCATTGGTAATCTATTGTTTATTTATCCTCTTTCAGCTCATGTATATATTCATTCCATTGTTCACAATTAAACATAATGTTCCATTAAGAGAGCCTGAAACCGAAAAAGGTATAACTATATTAGTCCCTGCTTTTAATGAAGAGAAGGTTATCACTAACTGCATCTCAGGAATCCTTAACCTTGAGTACTCTGATTATGAAGCTATCATTATTAACGACGGATCAAAAGACGGAACGTTAGGTCTGCTGAAAAAACAGCTGCATCTAAAAATAACCTCTGGAAAACTTTCTGCAAACAGGCTTAAGCATGAAAATGTAACTGCTGTTTACCAGTCTTCTCTCCACCCGCGAATTTTCGTGATCGATAAACTAAACGGCGGGAAAGCAGACGCACTAAATGCAGGAATAGAATACGCGACGGCGGAACTGATTGTTACCCTGGATGCAGATAGTGTCCTCAAATATGATGCTCTGCAAGTGGTGAATGGGACTTTCTCTGAGCAGAAGATACTGGCGGCAGGAGGTATGGTTCAAGTCGGCCAGAGTATACAGGGAAGTTACAGAAATCCAGGCATTTCTTTTTCCTTATCAGGGCTAATCCGCTTTCAGGTAATTCAGTATATGACGAACTTTTATCTCCATAAATTCACCCAGACAAAACTGAAGTCACTGACTGTTATATCCGGGGCCTTTGGCGTCTTCAGAAAACACATACTGCTGGAAGCAGGCGGTTACCGTAAAACAGTAGGCGAGGACATGGATATTACTTTAAAAATACAGCAGCTTATCAAAACAAAGCACCGTGACAGTAAAATCGTTTTTATGCCTCAGGCGCTATGCTATACAGAATGTCCGGAAACCTTCCGGGAATTATACGGACAACGCATCCGCTGGCAAAAGGCTTTTATTGATTGTATTTTCAGATACAGGACAGTTTTTTTCAGACAGTTAGGAATCAGGCTTTCTCTTTATCTGCTTCTCGATTCCCTTCTGCTTGGCACAGTAGTTGCTTTCACGTTATTCCTTGTTCCGGTCATGCTTCTGTTTAATCCTGACTACTTAGTAATTGCCCTGGCTTTTTTAACCACAACTTTCATTCTCGCATTATACCAAAGCATTGCCATGATCATTGTTTGCGGACGGTATAACATTCTTTTTCATAAGAGCGATTACACGAGGCTGGCCTTTTTTCTTCCTTTGGAGATCATTACATACCGGCTCCTGGGTATTTTATTCGTAACTTTTGGCACTGTTACCTATTTTATAAACAAGGAGAAATGGCATGTAACACGCAGAACCGGCAATGGCTTCAGGCTTGCTTCAGACAGCAAGGCTGGGTTGGACAGAAGAGCCATTTAG
- a CDS encoding polysaccharide deacetylase family protein: MKRILLNLIFTSSLILLILGVAKTFYGEFEKVLASEEELFPPEMAFPIAECQQWADEARDFHPEEGEYASRVAVLLYHRIISDEEITENHYNESGELYPTIVLESEFKQQMDYLQENNYTVLNSMELEQFLKSRMDVPENSIVITFDDGFKDTAVTAYPILKEKGFTAVNFLITSSITEIDQRYDSSASQYLSLADLKKTCDVFEFQSHTYNFHQLTKEGEAFLQAEPMSEARKDISASLVNLSDRNRSFAYPYGVYADRTDELLEELGFDMAFTTEQRAASPGEIMFKIPRIEVFPHTTLEEFRELIGK, encoded by the coding sequence ATGAAAAGGATCCTTTTAAACCTTATTTTTACCAGTTCTCTCATTTTACTCATACTGGGAGTTGCGAAAACTTTCTACGGGGAATTTGAGAAAGTACTCGCTTCTGAAGAAGAGCTGTTTCCTCCCGAAATGGCTTTCCCCATCGCCGAGTGCCAGCAATGGGCCGATGAAGCGAGAGATTTCCATCCAGAGGAAGGGGAATACGCGAGCCGGGTGGCAGTGCTCTTGTACCACAGAATTATTTCAGACGAGGAAATCACAGAGAATCACTATAATGAATCAGGTGAACTGTATCCAACTATTGTTCTGGAATCGGAATTTAAACAACAAATGGATTATCTCCAGGAAAATAATTATACTGTATTAAATTCAATGGAACTGGAGCAATTCCTTAAAAGCAGGATGGATGTCCCGGAAAATAGTATAGTCATTACTTTTGATGACGGGTTTAAAGATACAGCGGTCACTGCTTATCCTATACTTAAAGAAAAAGGTTTCACTGCGGTTAATTTCTTGATCACAAGCTCAATTACTGAAATAGACCAACGCTACGATAGTTCTGCTTCTCAATATTTAAGCTTAGCTGATCTTAAAAAAACGTGCGATGTCTTTGAATTTCAAAGCCACACCTATAATTTCCATCAGCTTACTAAAGAGGGAGAAGCATTTTTGCAGGCTGAACCAATGTCAGAGGCCCGAAAGGACATTTCTGCAAGCCTGGTTAATCTTTCCGATCGGAACAGGTCCTTTGCCTATCCATACGGAGTTTATGCCGATAGGACAGATGAGCTGTTAGAAGAGCTAGGATTTGATATGGCATTTACGACCGAACAAAGAGCAGCATCTCCCGGTGAAATAATGTTTAAGATTCCGAGAATTGAAGTATTTCCACATACCACTTTGGAAGAATTCAGGGAGTTAATTGGGAAGTGA
- a CDS encoding M20/M25/M40 family metallo-hydrolase — MQKRVVASILALILLIVTFGGVSAQTVTYHPSLVHKPGAMAYEHTKYLSQEIGRRVAGTAAEREAEEYVRSQFERMSFETEVQEFSYVRRGTTTESSNVIAYKPGRSSEQLIVGAHYDSVNVGLGADDNASGVAVMMEVAEKLHKVSTPYSIVFIAFGAEEVGLQGSNYYANNMTEDEISNTVGMINLDSLIAGDYMYMHGSEGEDGFIRDQALNIADKKKLDIRINPGLNPRYPEGTTGDWSDHAPFKRLGIPYGYMEATNWEIGALDGYDQTEKHGGIWHTNMDTLEFIEREFPGRVEKHLSSYSILLTDLLKFMNKTSTAK; from the coding sequence TTGCAGAAAAGGGTTGTTGCAAGTATTCTGGCGCTTATTTTACTTATTGTTACTTTCGGGGGTGTTTCGGCTCAGACAGTCACGTATCATCCTTCCCTCGTACATAAGCCTGGTGCAATGGCTTATGAGCATACGAAATATTTATCACAGGAAATCGGGCGCCGTGTTGCCGGTACAGCAGCTGAAAGGGAAGCAGAGGAATATGTCAGAAGCCAGTTTGAGAGAATGAGTTTCGAAACAGAAGTGCAGGAGTTCAGCTATGTAAGACGAGGAACTACAACAGAGTCTTCTAACGTAATCGCCTATAAGCCAGGACGTTCAAGCGAGCAGCTTATTGTCGGTGCTCATTATGATTCTGTAAACGTTGGCCTTGGCGCGGACGACAATGCTTCCGGTGTAGCTGTCATGATGGAAGTGGCAGAAAAGCTCCACAAAGTAAGCACGCCTTACTCCATCGTTTTCATCGCTTTTGGAGCTGAAGAAGTCGGCCTGCAAGGTTCTAACTACTATGCTAACAATATGACAGAGGATGAAATTAGTAATACTGTAGGGATGATCAACCTGGACAGCCTCATTGCCGGTGATTATATGTATATGCATGGCAGTGAAGGGGAAGATGGTTTTATCAGGGACCAGGCACTGAATATCGCTGATAAAAAGAAGCTCGATATTAGAATAAATCCTGGCTTAAATCCTCGATATCCTGAGGGAACGACCGGTGACTGGAGCGACCATGCACCGTTTAAGAGGCTTGGGATTCCATACGGTTACATGGAAGCAACAAACTGGGAAATCGGTGCTCTCGACGGATATGATCAAACGGAAAAACATGGGGGCATCTGGCATACAAACATGGACACCCTGGAGTTTATCGAACGTGAATTTCCAGGAAGAGTGGAAAAACACCTTTCCAGCTACAGTATTCTGCTTACCGACCTGCTCAAATTTATGAATAAAACGAGCACAGCGAAATAA
- a CDS encoding PAS domain S-box protein, translating to MLKNLFEDNREEFITFINYMSDAIFVMEVENGGTAFRYLAVNKAAENQAGFTRSVIGLLIEDVMPEPQSRVLNQQYGKVAKSGEEAVFEYGGKNGMIGESAFTPIYDDKGRVRQILSVTRDITKRKRAEEKLQESEQKYQSLFEYNSSAVFLLDMEGRLQSVNKAAESLIGYEAEDLLQRPFAPFVHTDELEKLQGKFSRAKNGEALEYETTLIHQNKHEIDCSIINLPVKVNGEVVGIYGIAKDVTKEKRMLRAIRESEERFSRLINHSPEAILIYSEGFIDYANEAAIKLLDAPGLSSLIGKSVYDFHPICMRKEVKKHILDLEENEKKQNLFEEKILTFDGNEVDVEVSRIAIEDRGKRAIHSSIRDISERKRMERALRDSEERYRLIADNATDLIELTDINGAFLYISPSHKRVLGYEIEALKEHRIGECIHPLCKEEFQENFREVCRSGGHQSMEAEVRHADGGWVWLNVDLISINNLNGETEKVLLVGEEITEKKQYQLKIHQMAFFDQLTGLPNRSLFKEKLEHAMKEADDNNSQLAILYLDCDNFKPINDELGHDAGDLYLQSLAELLKESIDDGDTVARIGGDEFNILLQGTQSQSEIEEKNRKNPGFYKEAVAAWRDELAGDFQYWGRRLSS from the coding sequence GTGCTTAAGAATTTATTTGAGGATAACAGAGAGGAATTTATAACCTTCATTAATTACATGTCTGATGCTATTTTTGTCATGGAAGTGGAAAATGGAGGAACTGCTTTCAGATACCTGGCTGTTAACAAAGCCGCGGAAAACCAGGCGGGTTTCACAAGAAGTGTTATCGGTTTACTGATAGAAGATGTCATGCCGGAACCGCAGTCCAGGGTGTTGAACCAGCAATATGGGAAAGTGGCTAAGTCAGGGGAAGAGGCAGTATTCGAATATGGAGGAAAAAACGGCATGATTGGTGAATCTGCCTTCACTCCTATATATGACGATAAAGGAAGGGTTCGGCAAATCCTGTCTGTGACAAGAGACATTACTAAACGGAAGAGAGCCGAAGAGAAGCTCCAGGAAAGTGAACAGAAATATCAGTCACTTTTTGAGTATAATTCCTCTGCAGTTTTTCTCCTCGACATGGAGGGACGGCTGCAAAGCGTAAATAAAGCAGCTGAAAGTCTTATAGGTTACGAGGCTGAGGACTTGTTGCAGCGGCCATTCGCCCCCTTCGTACACACAGATGAACTGGAAAAGCTTCAAGGGAAATTTTCCAGGGCGAAAAATGGAGAAGCACTGGAATATGAAACAACGCTCATTCATCAAAACAAGCACGAAATTGACTGCTCCATTATTAACCTTCCTGTTAAAGTAAACGGAGAAGTCGTCGGTATTTATGGGATAGCGAAAGATGTGACCAAAGAGAAGCGGATGCTCCGGGCTATCAGGGAAAGTGAGGAAAGATTCAGCCGCCTCATCAATCACTCCCCAGAAGCTATCCTGATCTACAGTGAAGGATTCATAGATTACGCGAATGAGGCAGCGATAAAATTACTGGATGCTCCCGGTTTAAGCAGTCTCATTGGAAAATCAGTATACGATTTTCATCCAATCTGTATGAGAAAAGAGGTAAAAAAACATATTCTTGACCTTGAAGAAAATGAAAAAAAACAAAACCTCTTCGAAGAAAAAATTCTTACCTTCGATGGAAATGAAGTAGACGTGGAAGTCTCCCGAATCGCTATTGAGGACAGGGGAAAACGGGCTATTCATTCTTCCATACGGGATATATCAGAGCGGAAGAGGATGGAGAGAGCGCTGAGAGACAGTGAGGAAAGGTACAGGCTTATTGCAGACAATGCGACTGACCTTATCGAACTGACAGATATAAATGGAGCCTTTCTCTATATCTCTCCTTCCCATAAACGGGTTCTTGGCTATGAAATTGAAGCCCTTAAAGAGCATAGAATAGGCGAATGCATTCATCCTCTTTGCAAAGAGGAATTTCAGGAGAACTTCCGGGAAGTTTGCCGTTCTGGCGGCCACCAGTCTATGGAAGCGGAAGTGAGACACGCCGATGGAGGCTGGGTCTGGCTCAACGTAGACCTTATTTCTATAAATAATTTGAACGGGGAAACTGAAAAAGTATTGCTTGTGGGAGAAGAAATAACTGAGAAGAAGCAATATCAGCTGAAAATCCACCAAATGGCTTTTTTCGATCAGTTGACCGGCCTTCCAAACAGAAGCCTGTTCAAGGAAAAACTGGAGCATGCGATGAAGGAAGCTGACGATAACAATAGTCAGCTTGCAATCCTGTATCTTGACTGTGATAACTTTAAGCCAATTAATGATGAACTGGGCCATGATGCCGGGGACCTGTATCTTCAGTCGCTTGCCGAACTTCTGAAAGAAAGTATTGATGATGGGGATACGGTTGCAAGGATTGGGGGAGATGAATTTAATATCCTCCTGCAGGGAACACAGAGCCAGAGTGAAATAGAGGAAAAAAATAGAAAGAATCCTGGATTTTACAAGGAAGCCGTGGCAGCATGGAGGGACGAGCTGGCAGGTGACTTCCAGTATTGGGGTCGCCGTCTATCCTCATGA
- a CDS encoding M42 family metallopeptidase, whose translation MSYPDTKETVQLIKELVSIPSPSGNTEEVITFVENFLSELDVETKRNRKGGLIAVLPGKDENNHRMLTAHVDTLGAMVKEIKPSGRLKLDLIGGFKYNSVEGEYCEIETSAGEKFTGTILMHQTSVHVYKDAGKAERNQDNMEVRIDEKVHSAEEVRALGIEVGDFVSFDPRAEVLENGYIKSRHLDDKASVGILLQLIRQIKEEGIELPYTTHFLISNNEEIGYGGNSNITPETVEYLAVDMGAMGDGQSTDEYTVSICVKDASGPYNYAFRKKLVQLAKDNGIDYKLDIYPYYGSDASAAIRSGHDIVHGLVGPGIDSSHAYERTHTDSIDNTTKLLYHYLLSAI comes from the coding sequence TTGTCATATCCAGATACGAAAGAAACGGTACAATTAATAAAAGAACTTGTATCCATTCCGAGTCCTTCGGGTAATACAGAGGAAGTAATTACCTTCGTGGAAAACTTTTTGTCGGAACTTGATGTGGAAACAAAGCGTAACCGAAAAGGCGGGCTTATTGCGGTTTTACCGGGAAAGGACGAGAACAACCACCGGATGCTCACAGCCCATGTTGATACTTTAGGGGCGATGGTAAAAGAAATAAAACCGAGCGGCAGGCTGAAACTGGATCTTATTGGAGGTTTTAAGTACAACTCTGTAGAAGGAGAGTATTGTGAGATTGAAACGTCAGCTGGAGAAAAGTTTACTGGAACGATTTTGATGCACCAGACTTCTGTCCATGTATACAAGGATGCAGGGAAAGCGGAACGGAACCAGGATAATATGGAAGTCAGGATTGACGAAAAAGTACATAGTGCAGAGGAAGTAAGGGCGCTCGGCATTGAAGTGGGGGATTTTGTCTCTTTTGATCCGAGAGCAGAGGTGCTGGAGAACGGGTATATCAAATCCCGCCATCTTGATGATAAAGCCAGTGTGGGCATTCTGCTGCAGCTTATCCGCCAGATTAAAGAGGAGGGTATTGAGCTGCCATATACCACACATTTCCTTATTTCGAATAATGAAGAAATCGGCTACGGAGGCAACTCGAATATAACCCCTGAGACAGTGGAATATCTGGCGGTGGATATGGGAGCGATGGGCGACGGGCAGTCAACAGACGAGTATACCGTTTCCATCTGTGTAAAGGATGCGAGCGGCCCGTATAATTACGCTTTCCGAAAAAAGCTCGTCCAACTGGCTAAAGACAATGGGATAGATTATAAGCTGGATATTTATCCTTATTATGGCTCAGATGCCAGTGCGGCAATAAGGTCGGGCCATGATATTGTCCACGGCCTTGTCGGACCAGGTATTGATTCGTCTCACGCTTATGAAAGAACCCATACGGATTCCATAGACAATACAACAAAACTGCTCTATCACTATCTTCTCTCTGCAATTTAA
- a CDS encoding YihY/virulence factor BrkB family protein: MNKAVRYVKALIKEFQNDSVPLLGAAQAYYYLLALIPLLILIISIVPYLNIDPQRAMELVNSAVPEEVANLFEDQIYDIVTEQRGGLLTIGILGTLWSASTGMNAFMKAQNRAYNVESDRPFLKARLVSMALTLGMIIALVIALVLPIFGDVIIDGINAVVPVPEQMEFLLHVLRWTISFVVIAAIMSALYHFAPNKKVPFKLAIPGAVFATLAWQVVSFGFSIYVSNFGNYNETYGSLGGIIVLMLWLFIIGIILVTGAEINAVLYRRKMGLPLSKVDEEVEGETVLKANDKNSDEDKQKKKQEAYGSSTKRENYKNRIKQQHNERRVSSRNQDRKLNVPGRNHDTSV, from the coding sequence ATGAACAAAGCAGTTCGTTATGTAAAAGCATTGATAAAAGAGTTTCAAAATGATAGTGTCCCCCTTCTTGGAGCTGCGCAGGCCTATTATTATTTACTGGCATTAATACCTCTGCTAATTTTAATTATATCCATTGTGCCTTACTTAAATATTGATCCTCAAAGAGCGATGGAACTGGTAAACAGCGCTGTCCCTGAAGAGGTAGCTAATTTATTCGAGGACCAGATTTACGATATTGTCACAGAACAAAGAGGCGGTCTTCTGACTATCGGGATCCTCGGTACTCTCTGGTCAGCATCCACAGGGATGAATGCGTTTATGAAGGCGCAGAACCGGGCTTATAACGTAGAAAGCGACCGGCCGTTCCTCAAAGCGAGACTGGTCTCCATGGCGTTAACGCTTGGAATGATTATTGCTTTAGTAATAGCACTCGTTCTCCCAATCTTCGGGGATGTCATCATTGATGGGATAAACGCAGTGGTGCCTGTGCCGGAGCAAATGGAGTTTTTACTGCATGTCCTTCGCTGGACCATTAGTTTCGTAGTTATCGCAGCGATTATGTCTGCACTGTATCACTTCGCACCCAATAAAAAAGTTCCTTTTAAGCTGGCGATACCAGGAGCTGTTTTCGCTACTCTCGCCTGGCAAGTTGTTTCCTTTGGTTTTTCGATTTATGTAAGCAACTTCGGAAACTACAACGAGACGTACGGAAGCCTTGGAGGCATCATTGTTCTGATGCTCTGGCTGTTTATTATAGGTATTATCCTTGTTACAGGGGCAGAAATTAATGCTGTTCTTTACCGAAGAAAAATGGGTCTCCCTCTGTCTAAAGTTGATGAAGAGGTGGAAGGAGAAACGGTACTGAAGGCAAATGATAAAAATTCAGATGAGGATAAGCAAAAGAAGAAGCAAGAAGCATATGGTTCATCCACAAAAAGAGAAAATTACAAAAACAGAATCAAACAGCAGCACAACGAACGAAGAGTCAGCAGCAGGAATCAGGACAGGAAATTAAACGTTCCCGGGAGGAACCATGACACCTCTGTTTAA